The following proteins come from a genomic window of Methanosarcina sp. MTP4:
- a CDS encoding tetratricopeptide repeat protein produces MIKKLIESAQSAIPIFQQTLTGSYGENFLLDTANKSTFPTNNSTFSINNLISSTSNSISSINDLIFSIVQFLVAITLLTFMFKMIIWMSREDEKIVVSPFDIHISEKKYNEKIISDSLILELRRIDQIHCNDYLNINPEKIILPKVTPNRECLEAKISSVGEFSIGGVNLPVGDLAVILKQLWPLGGPGRRITGNLQECESGIRVTAQMEGNEVFYWDTSRENIQNGDGDQIISKIRELAFMIVYDISKEELQAKTWTGLKYYTEALEAYSRYTKNQQFEFLELSAKNCIEAKKAESEYQLLYSLFYNLGIAYFNKEKYECSRKMFEHSTDLNKNHEGSFIGLGASLSSLDKHEDALKAYDRALGINQENADAMINKGKSLFIIGRLEDALKVYNTVLETDPDDQDALYDRACIYCTNGKKKEALHDLKNAIKVNPEWKEYAKNDEDFKILWKDELFIKLMNET; encoded by the coding sequence ATGATCAAAAAATTAATTGAAAGCGCACAATCAGCAATTCCTATATTCCAACAGACCCTCACTGGCTCTTACGGAGAGAATTTTCTACTGGATACTGCCAATAAATCAACATTCCCTACGAATAACTCAACATTCTCTATTAATAACTTAATATCCTCTACTAGTAATTCAATATCCTCTATTAATGACTTAATATTCTCTATTGTTCAGTTCCTTGTAGCTATAACTCTTTTAACTTTCATGTTCAAAATGATTATATGGATGTCCAGAGAAGATGAAAAAATTGTCGTGTCACCCTTCGACATCCATATCTCCGAAAAGAAATATAATGAAAAAATAATCTCAGATTCCCTTATTCTGGAACTGCGCCGAATTGATCAGATTCACTGTAATGACTACCTCAACATAAACCCCGAAAAAATCATATTGCCAAAAGTGACCCCTAATAGGGAATGTCTTGAAGCTAAAATATCCAGTGTAGGAGAATTTAGCATCGGTGGGGTGAACCTACCGGTAGGAGACTTAGCTGTTATCCTCAAACAATTGTGGCCTCTGGGAGGCCCAGGGAGGCGAATCACAGGAAATCTGCAGGAATGTGAATCAGGTATCCGTGTAACCGCACAGATGGAGGGTAACGAGGTCTTTTATTGGGACACCAGCCGTGAAAATATTCAAAATGGTGATGGGGACCAGATTATAAGCAAAATCCGGGAACTTGCCTTCATGATAGTTTATGACATCTCAAAAGAAGAACTCCAGGCAAAAACATGGACCGGATTAAAGTATTATACAGAAGCTCTTGAAGCGTATTCTCGATACACAAAAAATCAGCAGTTTGAATTCCTTGAACTTTCTGCAAAAAATTGTATTGAAGCAAAAAAAGCTGAATCTGAATATCAGCTTCTTTACAGTTTATTTTACAACCTTGGAATCGCTTATTTTAACAAAGAAAAATATGAGTGTTCCAGAAAAATGTTTGAACATTCCACCGACCTCAACAAAAACCACGAAGGCTCATTTATTGGCCTGGGGGCCTCCCTTTCCAGTCTTGATAAGCACGAAGATGCTCTGAAGGCTTATGACAGGGCTCTGGGAATAAATCAAGAGAATGCAGACGCAATGATTAACAAAGGAAAATCTTTGTTCATAATAGGCAGGCTTGAGGACGCCTTAAAAGTTTATAACACAGTTTTGGAAACAGACCCTGACGACCAAGATGCACTCTACGACCGTGCCTGTATTTACTGTACGAACGGAAAGAAAAAAGAGGCACTTCATGATCTAAAAAACGCAATAAAAGTTAATCCGGAATGGAAGGAATATGCAAAAAACGACGAGGATTTTAAAATATTATGGAAGGACGAGTTATTCATAAAATTGATGAATGAAACTTGA
- a CDS encoding cache domain-containing protein, with product MNLIKFVCGMLAVALVLGILTSGSPDDGNQDNSTFSLDGTASETGGDSRAEEMETEDPGERYDSGEGMEADIASTEPAASEPELPGTLMFGEGKSDMAGQQRYIEARVKATAGLIEEEGDKIFPDFREEGTSWFHHDFYVFVWKTDGTAVVYPPDSSMEGQDLKELQDSTGKPIGELFIETALSGEREGWVDYYWPKPGEDEPVLKYSFIRKVNRDGQDYLVGAGFYADDYLISRNLDECKVLSRDGGIYVSELLHPENFDRELDLDYSIAHSIIEPGENNAPHLMSNPEVYYILEGGGVIYIDGVPVKLRPGQLVYIPEDSIQCTYNTGNTSLEFLAINQPAWDEDKEEIFD from the coding sequence ATGAATCTGATAAAATTTGTTTGCGGCATGCTTGCAGTCGCCCTGGTCCTGGGAATTCTTACCAGTGGAAGTCCGGATGATGGAAATCAGGACAACTCTACCTTCAGCCTGGACGGAACTGCCAGCGAAACCGGAGGAGATTCCCGGGCAGAAGAAATGGAAACAGAAGACCCGGGAGAAAGGTATGATTCCGGAGAGGGCATGGAGGCAGATATTGCTTCGACAGAGCCTGCAGCTTCGGAACCTGAACTGCCGGGAACTCTGATGTTCGGCGAAGGAAAAAGCGATATGGCAGGCCAGCAAAGGTACATCGAAGCCAGGGTAAAAGCCACAGCCGGGCTTATCGAGGAAGAAGGGGATAAAATATTTCCGGATTTCAGAGAAGAAGGCACTTCCTGGTTCCACCATGACTTCTATGTCTTTGTCTGGAAAACCGACGGGACGGCTGTTGTCTATCCCCCGGACAGCAGCATGGAAGGGCAAGACCTGAAAGAGCTTCAGGACTCCACCGGGAAACCCATAGGAGAACTTTTCATTGAAACCGCCCTTAGCGGGGAGAGGGAAGGCTGGGTGGACTACTATTGGCCAAAACCCGGGGAAGACGAGCCTGTCTTGAAGTATTCCTTTATCAGGAAGGTTAACAGGGACGGACAGGACTACCTTGTCGGAGCAGGTTTTTACGCGGATGACTACCTTATTTCCAGAAACCTCGATGAATGCAAAGTCCTCTCCCGCGACGGAGGCATCTACGTTTCCGAGCTCTTACACCCGGAAAACTTTGACAGGGAACTCGATCTGGACTACAGCATCGCTCATTCCATCATCGAACCCGGGGAAAACAATGCCCCCCACCTGATGAGCAACCCTGAAGTCTACTACATACTCGAAGGGGGGGGAGTGATCTATATAGATGGGGTCCCGGTAAAACTCCGGCCCGGACAGCTGGTGTACATCCCTGAAGATTCTATCCAGTGCACTTACAACACGGGAAACACAAGCCTTGAGTTCCTGGCAATAAACCAGCCTGCCTGGGACGAGGATAAAGAAGAGATTTTCGACTGA